The nucleotide window atattgcaCTTACATCATTtcctttattaatatttgttaTCTCATTTTCATCTGTTGACAATAATTTCTCCTTAATCATAATTTCTAtcttatcatataaatttttaaacatattattatcattactatATTCCTTAAAATAATCCAAAATTTTACCTATACTATACTCAGTCTCATCAACACTTTCACCTTcctttctatttttttcaacCCATTCAGGCATACCAcaacaaattaaatattcatttctCAAATGTGTAGTTAAACCATGTAGAGCAAAAATGTAAGCTTTCGGATTTTCTACCTTCCAAGTATACCTAgctatttttaaattatctttGTTCGTAAAAAAGTTTATTTCCGGATTCCCGTCGTCATATAATAACTCAACAACAGATTTATCTCTTTCTATTTCTAAAGGTGATTTAGTTATTGTATTGCAATTTTCTTCTTGAACTTCTAAATTTTCATTACTTGATAAATTATCCTTCTGTTCATCGCTTTTAGGAAATTCCttaatatcattaaaattattattcttattagaTTCATTTTCTTTGGCTTTAATCATTAATTTATAGTACTCCTTACATATATTATcgattaatattttctttttataataatactcatcatataaattttgcTTACtttcaatattatcattttcactCACTTTCAAAATGGGCTCTTCCCTTTCTTCGGGATCCTTTAATAATTCTCCTAAACTtcttgaatatatattaacacatTGTACATTTGTTCGAAGAATTTcattgtataaatatatattctaaaaaaaaaaaaaattaaaataaatattaatatatataatatcttagtaaaatcataattatataatgtgcacatatatatatatatatatatatatatatatatatatatataattacatatttaaaaaattatcataaaCTTACcaataatgttttatatgacactgaaaaaaagaataaaaagaaaaagatccTACAGATGTATCTTGTTGTCCTTTCTTGAACTGACATATTCTattctattattatattcaaatttaaaaatataaataacgtACCTCTTTTCCATAgatataacttttttttttttttttttttttttattattattattatcttttaaatattattcattaaataatgaaatattataaaatgtacatatatatatatatatatatatatatatatataaatttttttttttttttaataaacaaatattttaatgtgTTCATCCATGTAAGTTTATCATTGCTTATCTACATATTTggtttttttcattatttatataatattttttttgtattaaaaaaaaaaaataaaaatttatgatGCATAAATACACACaaagaatataattataatatgttttctattttataatagataatattaatatacgaataatacatatatatatatagtatatatttttttctgcatttaaattataatatgatagAATGGAAATAGAATAACAAACATTTATAGAATCAAAGAATATTCATAAtccaatatataaatgataatataaatcaagacacatatatatatatatatatatattaatatttatttaataaataaaggtATAAACTTTAAATTATTTCGCTTtaattatttcaaaaaataataaaccaaaaaaaaaaaaaaaaaaattgatatcatatatatgtattttatatataatgctcCCTTTTTGACATCAAAAAAAGGGGAATACCATGGAATAGATATTTCTTTCTCTCTATATACagatattatatgtatatatatatatatatgtatgtttatcttctatataaatattctttttaaaattaatgaaaacttaattatatataaaatattgttatttatctttaaaaaatataattataatacatccgaaaaaaaaaaaaagaatgaataaatatcCTTTTATTACAAtcaaaacatataaatatttaattctaaaatatatattttttatactattaaatcaatataaaacggaaaatattaatatattaatatatttatttatcctttcattatatttttttcttttgacaATAAAAggtataaattattattaatatattcttaaattattcttggttgaagatatatataaaaccagaaaaatacataaaaaaataatttaaaaaatataataattcctcaaaaatatataattatatataattaaaataaataaaatgcatatatagaaagtattaaaaatataaaaatttaaaaatacttcattactatatatataaaataaaataagaaaatacttttcttaaaatataaaaataaactttATCTATAaccattttaatatatatatatatatatatatatatatatattatatttataatatatattattaaggtattatatatatatatatacattttttcttttttaaagtCCATAAAATATTAACTAAATGaagttattatattttaaatacaacatatatataatatatagactCCTTTgctttttattcttttaaaaacatCTGTTCTCTTTACtagaataatatttttttttttttcctacttttatttatctcttataattttttgtagttccaaaaaaaaaaaaaaaaaatgtaaaataaataaatatataaataataaaaatgaattgaatttaaaatattatattttttaaaataatattactgtcaataaaatattttatgtataatatatattaatgtttatttttaattataaaaattatttctatacgtaaaaaaaaaaaaaaaaaaaagaatatattttttaatataaataatatttatttatataaaatatactcaatatatatactaattaaaatatatataatataagatatatatgaataatataatttttatattaaaatgatgATGGGAAATAttgtatttttcttttttttgagtattttttgaaaattattaattatataaattccatataaacttttatatatatattataattctttaatatatatgatacgAAAAATGAATCCATATTCATTTGATAGTATTCTTCATTTTTGCCTCTTAAtacatacaatatatatttaaatagaTATAGAATCTTATGGTAAAATCACCATTTTaaatggaaaaatatatatatatattataggtatttacttatttatatatttgtctaTGTTCATAGTATAATTGTAAAATATTCTTAagctttttatatattgataaaaaaCCTTGAAATTGTATGAGTtcgctttttttttttttttttttattatctcacattaaataataatgtaaaaaagtctggatatataaaaataatatactaaaaattttataaaattacaaaaataacattttatttattagaaataacaaaattaatattatatcaaagaatattaaatttttagtaatatataaggataattttataatataagataaatcaaaatttatgaatatgaaattataacatatattacatatatatatgtacacacTTATAtcattcatttatatataaaacatttatatcatataataattttcatatgaacttgaaaaaattatacatcgcttttcttaaaaaatgatccatatatatctatataaatatatatatattataaatcatattgatgaataaatatattaactcCTCAATATTGCACATAtccttctttttttcttttttttttgaggagggtttatatataaataaaataaatatttcaattatataatatgtatatcaaaagaattatatatattccagGTCATTATCTAccttaaaataataataaacaataataatttatttttttttttttaaatatatcttattttccttttctcctttaatttcttaattttttttaaaaaaaggaaacgaaaaattatatttcttaagtattcatattattatgtctTTTTTgctgttatatatatatatatatatattagaaatatatagaatatattaattgaacaaatatattttaaattttataagttGCATCttattttatgataattatataattattataaaaatattaagataAATAATCaagatttttataattttacattataatatatatatatatatatatatatatatataatttttataatatcagatattatattttttataaataaaacataaattttttatttatctctTCTATAATTAACatcataaataaaacaaaatatagaagaaatattactctttcttttttcctttttttttttttcctataacaatatatattatttaaaatagaagaagaaaaaaatatattaaaagatacAACCAAATtagcaaatatatattttttaaaaagtgcGTTCTCTTCTTTAAAaagttcatttttattatattttcattcgtacaattttcttatataattttttactttttttttttttttttttttatatttttatataaaataattattatatatgcatacatctaaacacataaaaataaaaaaaaaaaattattataattattaagaaaaaaaaaaaaaaaaaaaaaaaaaaaaatcatataaaaataagaaccaattcattttattatgcaaaaatatatataaatcgttcttttataaagatgtattaaatatatatatatataatatatatatatatatattcttttttattgcTTTCCAAAagattaagaaaaaaaaagaactcATTCCCAAAATTCCTtttgcatttttttttttttttttttttttttgttctgctaaattcaaatattaggtaaattatattataaatcctttcaaataaaaacaatccaattttaattatttgttATGTGATTTTTGTATTTCCCATATTAActtattcttttaaaattatgCTGAAGGTTTAGCAGTTAAAAGTGGTGTGCTTTCTTGTTTGTTTTTGGAATCACCtccttttttatcatttccaTCTTCTTTGTTATCAGATTTATgattcttataatatataccaaAACCTACACCAGCACCTATTAGGGCAGCGAGAACAGAAGCTAcggaagaaaatattataatgttcttcttcttcttttgaGCAtctgttaatttttttacgCCACCTGATCCACTACTACCTGCTAAAACATATCCtggaataaataatttaactGCTATAATAGCAacgaagaaaaataaaatctttGAAATTTTCATCctgaataaaatatttaaaagttaaataaaattatataaaaataatttttataataaatttggaattaaattaaaaaaaaaaaaaaaattaaaataataataaaatataatataataagaaaaatatttaaaatcctttttttcgttttttttttaaaatattaaatttttatttataaaataaaaataaaattattctttttaaaatttttaaaatatttttaaaaaaataataaattttaaaattttataactttttttgtagaaaattttttttaataaaattttattaaaaaagcgataatttttttaaaataaaaaaaaaatataatatattattatatcttaaaaaatttaagatttttatatatatatacaaaaataaatattttattatttttaaataagcatatttttttcttttaaagaaaataaatatatttttttaaatttataaaaaataaatataataataaataatatattatatatatatgcatatttctatataaaaataaataaaataataaataaaaaaataacatatagcTAACAAATATGTAtcctttatttatataaaaatgtagtTATTATGTAGTTcgttattaaaaatatttaacgttgaatttatttttatttattttatattatttttcttgcATACAAGAACGACAttgaattttcattttcGTGGACAAATGTATACATTacttcataaatatataaattggaaaggaaatatatttcGTTGCTAACGGTtctatattacatattttatataaaaaaaaaaatacaagtttaaagaaatatgcaaaattttaaaagagcttatataaggaatatattctctaaaaaaaaaaaaaaaaaaaatccaaaaaaatataaaaactaaaaaatataattaaaaaataaatatttaataaaatttttatattcaaaatttatttatatatttatt belongs to Plasmodium sp. gorilla clade G2 genome assembly, contig: PADLG01_00_37, whole genome shotgun sequence and includes:
- a CDS encoding early transcribed membrane protein 10.1, producing the protein MKISKILFFFVAIIAVKLFIPGYVLAGSSGSGGVKKLTDAQKKKKNIIIFSSVASVLAALIGAGVGFGIYYKNHKSDNKEDGNDKKGGDSKNKQESTPLLTAKPSA